The stretch of DNA GTTTGGTTGATTCCTCTTTTTCTTGTTCCTGCAATTGGTCTAAGGGTTGCTTTAATTTTGTTATTTTCCCAGCGTTCAGCTTTGACCATCACTTCTGGAGATGAACCAATCAGTTGCCAATCATTAAACTGATAATAAGCCATATAGGGAGAGGGATTGACTACTCGTAACGAACGATACAAATTAAAAGGATGACCAGTGTAAGTAGTTGATAATCGCTGCGATAAAACTACTTGAAAAATATCTCCTGCCCGAATGTAATCTTTGGCTTTTAGAACATTCTGACAAAATAATTCTTCAGAGGTGTTACTAGAATAAGTTAATGGTGGTTGTTCTGTATATTGATCTGTGGCTTTCCACTCCAAAGATTTAGCTTCTACTGGCAGCGGTAATTGTAATTTTAAAACTAATTTGGCAGCGCGATCGCAAGCCTCTTGATAAGCTTGTCGTACATCCGTGTTTGTCTCTCTGAGATCCGCATAAGCGATCGCCCAAATTTTACGTTTGACCTGGTCGAAGATAATCAAATTATCAACCTGCATCCAAACACCATCAGGTAAGTCTTCGGAAGTTGGCTCATAAACTGGTACTCTTGGTTCAATCCAACGAATTAATTCATAACCCCAAACCCCAAATAATCCGCCGATCCCTGGTGGTAATTGAGGCAATTTTACTGGTTTAATTGGTTCAAGGCATTGAGCCAAAATTTCAAACGGATTACCATTAAAGTTTTTAACCAACCCATCTCGATACGTTTGAGTGGTTACTTCTCCTCTAGCTTCTAGTACCCAAACAGGATCGCAACCGAGAAAACTATAACGACCAAGGGTTTCTCCGCCTTCAACTGACTCTAATAAAAAACTATAGGGTTGACCTGCACAAACTTTATACCAAGCCGATACAGGTGTTTCCAAATCCGCGACTAACTCTTGATAGACAGGTACAAAATTGCCTTGCTGGGCAAGGGCAGAAAACTGAGTAAAATCGGGGAAAATCATGACGGTAATTGGGGACTAAAAATTAGGGACTAGGCATGAAGCAATAACAAATCTTATCATCTTCCTTCCAGTCTCTAGTCATTAATCCCCATAAAAATAAAATTAAACTTCGTAAGTAGCTTTACCAGAGAATTTTATGGTTGCTGGATTAGGATTATCACCAATTTTTCTGTCAATTTTGCCGTTGTATTCACGACCTTCATTAACTTTTTCAGGGAAAACACCATCAGCAGGATGAAGGTATTGAACTTCCCCATTGGGATAAATGCGGTAAATTTTATAATTTTCAATTTTGGGTTTAAATTTAGTCCGCAGTTGAGCTCCCATAGCAATACATTGCTCTTTACGAGCTAAATAAAGGATATTATCACCTTCATTCATAGTTGCTGCGCCACCAGTGGGCATTTCAAATACCTGTTCTTTAGGACTCGTCCAGGTAATGGCGTATTTTTCCTCTACTTGTGCTTTATAAAGTAAACCGCCAGTGCTGCCACCAAATTGAGGTGCTTTTCCACTAAGTTGTTCTGCCATAAGAAAATTTCTCTCACAGATATATTAATTGGATATGTAGGGAATGCTATCACTGAGTCTGTGTCCTTCTCATAGCTCTGTCAAGAACTGTAACAGTTTGTTAGTTTTTTCTTTGAGTGTTATGTTTTTTTTGCGATTTTGGTTTTTTCGTAGGTTGGTTGAACTCAGCCGTAGCTTGATTATCGCCCAGACCCTCATTAAAAACAGGAATAGTAAAATGAAACTGACTGCCTTGATCCCTTCCTTCTGATTCTGCCCAAATTTTCCCACCCCAATTTTTGACAATTTGTCGGCAAATCGCCAATCCTAGACCTGTTCCTCCTGCACTACGTCTTAAAGCTCCTTCTTCTTGATAAAATCGCTCAAAAACTGTTTCTAAGCGATTTGGCTCGATACCTCTACCTGTATCAGTGATTGTGACTTCTAATTTGTTACCAACTTTAGGTTTAGCTGCAATGGTAATTTGTCCCTCACTGTTAGTAAATTTGCAGGCATTATCGAGTAATTTTGCTAATACTTCTACTAGCCATTCTCCATCTGCTTGTACCAAAGGTAATTCAGCAGGAGTCAGATTTACAATTTGCGGTAGTTTTTTTTGACTAAGACGCGATCGCACGTTACTGATTGCCAATTCAATACATTCATTGATTGATAAGGCTTCGCTATTCCACTCGACTCTGCCACTTTCTAGACGAGATAAAGTCAAAAAATCTTGAATCAGATTACGCATTCTTTCCGCATCAGCTAAAGCAGTATTAAGCATCACCTGACGTAATTCAGGAGACATATCGGGTTCGCTAGCTAAACTTTCTAAACAGACTTGAATGGTTGATAGAGGCGTACGTAATTCATGCCCTGTAATTGCCACTAAATTAGAACGAGTACGGTCTAATGCTTCTAATTGTTCGTTGAGGTCTTCCAGATTAGCATAGGATTCTGCTTGAATCAAAGCTACTCCCACTTGAGTTGCGATCGCGTCTACTAAGGCTACATCGTCTTCCTTCCAAACAATCGGAACTTCATCACAATGATGTAATTCCATCATGCCTAATAATCGGTCTTGATACAAAACTGGAACTAACAACCAAGAAGAAATCGAACAAGTCTGTACTAAATTAATTAAATATTCTCCTGTACCTTGTTGCCAAGCCTGTTGATTGATTCTAGGATCTAGACGAGTATCATCAATTCTTAAACTATCTCTTAATTCAACTACTTCTTCAAATAAAGGATTATTTTTTAACTGCCAAGTTTGTCCTTTAACCGATTTTATGCCTGAACTGATAAATTCATGATTAATAATTGCTGCGCTATCTTTTTCACTACAGCGATATACCAGACACCGACAAACGTTTAAACCTTCTCCTAGTTTTTGCACAGCAACTTGTAAAATTTCTTCCGTATCTAAAGAACGTCTAATTGCATCAGTTACTGAATTTAATAACTGTTCTTTTTGTTGTTTAATTGCTAAAGATTTATTTGCTTTAAGTAGTTTATAATGACCCGCTTGTAAATAACTTACTAATCTTTGAACAAAAGGATCGGGATTATTATTTTCTAGTTTTTTTAATTCTCTTGGTGAAAGTTTTGGAGATGATTCAATTGGATTTGTTGCCAAATAAATTTTGCGTCCCCGCTCAATTTTTTGATTTAATTCTGGTCGATATTTTAAAATACGTTGCAAAAGAAGATCGGCAGCCTTAAGACTAATTTGGCGCTCAAAAGTCCAGATACCTTCAAAACGACGACTATTATCCATTGCCGAACTAGTTTGTTTATCATTTAAAAAGTTAGTTTTTTCGTGACAAATCAAACAGCTAGCGTAATCTTCTCCAATCACCACCAAATGCCATTCTTGCGCCAAACTATCAGTAGGCTCAAAAGCAACTGTTTCATAGACATGAGAACTATGCTTAAATTCAGCTTCTGGTGCAGCTAAAACGTAAACTTGGTCAGTTTTTTGGGCAATACGTCGATAACGATGGGCTTCTTGACGATAAAAACGTTCTTTTTGAAAAGAAGCAATAATCAAGGGTGAGTCTGAACTTGCCAAAACTCGATCTTCCATCGCGTGCGATAAAGCAGTCAGAGAAGATTTAAAGTACATTTGTGGTCGCCAACTGGGAAAATGTTTCAGTAGCTGAACTACCACAGACTTAGATATGCTCATCTATAATTTCTTCTTGAAATACGAACCAATTTTGCATCAGCAACCATAGTCCTCAAACCCAACAATTACATATACATAAAATTTGCCATTAAAATTAATAGATTGATTTGAAATAGTTAGGAATGAGAGCATGGATTAGAGAAGTGCGAGCAAGCCTTGCTCCAAGGGAGACTAAGTTTGCTTGTTTTTTGTTTTTGCTCCCTATTGAACATCCTACAAAAAACTGTCTCCTTTCCTTGACTAAAAAATTATAATTCTCAACAATTACTGAGATTCTTATTTAGGTGGAATAAACTATTGACTGTTTCCATTGTCAACAACACAGGTCACTATGTTATTTAGTTTTAAACCTAGTCTAACTTGGATTAGCACCCTTTTATTGCTGACTATTGCTGCTCCTTTAAAAGCTTTAGAAGTTAAAATTACTCCTGCTCAACCTCAACTAGGCGATACAATTTCTGTCATTGTCAAAACTGACTCTAGTTCTCAACCCAAAGTTATGGTTGAACAACAAGAATATCCAGTTTTTTCTTTAGGCGATCGCTATCGAGCTTTACTACCTACTTCTCCTCTCAATCAAGCTGGTAAGTTAACTATTCGAGTTCAAGGTGATGGAGAAACCAAAAACTTGGCTGTTTGGCTCAAAAATCGTTCTTTTTCTGTCCAAAGAATCACTTTAACAGGTAAAGCTGACCGAGAAGCCACCGAAACCGAATTGAATCGAGTTGCTCAATTCAAAGCTTTAGTTACACCCCAAAAATATTGGCAAGGTTCTTTTATTAAACCTAATGCAGGTAGAATTTCTACTGAGTTTGGGATACGTCGTTATTACAATGGTGTTTTTGCCCAAGATTATTATCACAGAGGCGTAGACTACGCTGGAGCGACAGGTTCTTCAGTAGTTGCTCCTGCTGCTGGTGTAGTTAAATTAATAGGTAAAGAAGCAGAAGGGTTTCAAGTTCACGGTAATACTATCGGCATCGATCATGGTCAAGGTGTAGTTAGTATTTTTCTTCATCTTCAAGATATTTATGTCCAGGAAGGAGATGTAGTCAAGGCAGGGCAATCAATTGGAACAGTTGGTTCAACTGGAGCATCTACCGGTTCGCATTTACATTGGGGTCTGTATGTTCACGGAGTCTCGGTCGATCCAGTTCCGTGGCGATTCGGTGAAATTAACTAGAAAAAATGAGAATGTGGCTTAAATTAGTGAAGTTTATTTAGATTAAATAAACTTTTCGATAAAAACAGTAATTTAATGACGCCATTTGCGATTTTCTGGGGAAAGATTAAGATAGTCAGAAGCATTATTTTGAAATTTACACTGCCACAATTTGGGAAACTATGGGGATTCAAGCAATAGTACAACAGGCTCTTCAAGACGGCTATTTAACTCCAAGCATGGAAGCAGAAGTCGGAAAGATTTGTGATACCGCAGCAGAACTGTCGGTTGAAGAGTATATGGCTTTGGATAAATTAATGGGAGCTTTACTCACAGGGGAAGTTGTTGCTGTTCCTCGTAAACAGTTTATCAACGTGATGGAAGAATTAGTACTCAGCCAAGCTATTACCCGTGTTGCTGAAATTGAACAAACTAGCGAAGAATCTCTAGATGTAGGAGATATTGCTGCTTATGCTCTTAATCGCTTGCCTCCTCTCTACGCTACTACCGAAGAAGGTGCTAATTATCAACGGCAACGTGCCAGAGAAGAATTACAAGATTTGATCAATCAACAAGTTAATGATGCTATTGCCCGTTATCTAGACCGTCCTACTTTCTTCCCCGAAAGACAAGCTCTTAGCAAAACTAGTCATTCCGATCTTGCTGGTCAATTAAGTAATATGCTCAAAGATTATGCTCCTGATTATGAGCAAAAAGCAAATTTCTAATTAGACAATCAAGGAACTTTTTTAAAAAAATTTGGTCTAGCAACCAAGAAACCCTATCTAGATTTTTGTAGATAAGTACATGAGTCAATCTCTTCCTGTATCATGGTCAAGAGTTGAGGTGACCGATCCTAAAAACCTTGTGTCTCCGGAAAAACTCTCTAACTATGATCTGATTGTGCGCTGTCAGGAAGGCTCTCAGCCAGACCGATCCGCGTTTGCTGAATTATTGCGTAGATACCAATCTCACGTTGACCGCTTACTCTATCATCTTGCTCCTGATTGGCAAGAGAGAGCCGATTTAGCTCAAGAAGTATGGATTCGTGTTTACCGCAATATTAATCGTTTACAAGAACCAGTTAAATTTAGGGGCTGGCTAAGTCGCATTGCCACAAATTTGTTTTATGACGAATTACGCAAACGAAAACGCATAGCCGAACCAGTCTCTTTAGATGCTCCCCTTTCTATCTCTGATGGAGAAATTAATTGGGAATTGCCGTCAGATTATCCTAGTCCTGATGACGATTTGACCAGAAGAGAATTTTATGACCAACTTCGTAGAGCGATCGCAGATTTGCCAGAAGCTTTTCGTACTACTATTGTATTACGAGAAATTGAAGGTATGGCTTACGAAGAAATAGCAGAAATTACAGGAGTATCTCTAGGTACAGTAAAATCTCGAATTGCCAGAGCGAGATTAAAACTACAATCGGTATTGCAAAATTATCTTGATGGGTAGTATGTTGGTAATAGGACAAAAAATTTTCTGGCACAAATACAGTTGCTTTGGCAGTAATTTTTTCCCTGCTTTTTAAGCTCAATATTTAAGTTCTACCCAGTGGTGATGTAAGAATGACATCTAAGTTTGACGATTTTGAGTCGAGTCACAAATTTTATTTGAGTGATTGGGAAGGTGAAAATACTACACCAGATTGCTTTGAATTATTGAGCGCATATTTGGATGGCGAAGTAACACCCCAAGAACGTCAACAAGTACAAGATTGGTTGGATAATGACCCCAAAATCAGACAAATTTATCATAAACTACGCCAACTGCACTGCAAATTTGAGAGTATTCCTATACCAACTAATCAACAAGTTACAGCAGATTTGTCAGTTAATGTCTTTCAAGCAATAGACCGTTCTCAACGAAAACGGCGACTTTTGTATTGGGGAGGAAGTGCAGTAGCTGCTTTATTTGTAGCAGTCATATCTGGTTTGTCTTCTGGAGAAAATTTAGGGTTTAAGATGGCAAACTCTGTAGAGAAACAAAATCATGAATCAATTATGGTAGCTGTGGCAGTAAATAAACCTGCTGTTAAAATTCCTAAAGCATCGGTTTCATCATCTAATTTGACTGATGAGCAATAATTTGATGTATTTGATTACTTATATTGCTTCTTAAAAAATATTTACGCCTCAAAAAACTCAATCCCGTCGACAAAAAGTAGTGTCAAAATTAATAATCAAAAAAAATCCTTAACTATCGTGATTAATATCTATAATTAGTTAAGGATTAAAAATGTTTTTATATAGCGATTCTTAAATTTGTCAGATCAGCATAAGACATTGACAAGTTTTCAATTAATAATTAACCATCAACTATCAACAAAAAACTAAGATATTGACTATATTTCATTAATGTAAGAAACGCTATATATAAAAGCAACTAGTATTTAAAATATTGAGAAAAATCATTGCCACTATTTTGTAGAGAATTTTGATTGACACCTTGAGTAATATTGTTGTTTTGACCAATGGCTGCTGCTGAATTGGAAGCACCTTGAATAGATGTTTGAGTAGAAGGAGAATTAGTATAACCATCAAAATCAAATTGATTTTGAACCGAGTTTTGATTGACATCTTGACGAATGTGGTTTCCGCTACCAACTGCGATCGCAGAATTAGACGCATTTTGTTGAATAACCTGTGTTTCTTGAGCAAAAGCAGCTAAAGGAGAGAAAGTTAAAGCAACAGTAGCTAAGATACCAAAAGTAGATGTTTTCATGATTTCTAGACCTCAATAATTAAAATAGTGATTATTTACTTTGTTTTGTCACAATCTTAGATACGTTTAGGTTTAATTTACTATGCAGCTACCCAGTACAATCAATTAATTTGTGATCAAAGCCATTTAATTGGATATTAAGCCCAAAAAAAAGGTAGGTTTTATCCCACCTCAAAAACATTACGTTATTAAAACTATCGAAAGCATTAACGATCAACTGAACCCATAATAATGTCAATACTTCCTAAAATTGGCATAATATCAGCAACTTTTACACCTTTAAGTAGATGAGGCAAAATTTGCAAATTGTTAAAATCGGCTGCACGTATTTTCCAACGCCAAGGGAAAACATTGTCATTACCAACAATAAAAATACCTAATTCTCCTTTGCCACTTTCGAGACGGACATAATGTTCGCCTGTCGGAATTTTAAAAGTAGGTGCAACTTTTTTAGCTATATATTGGTATTCAAAATCATTCCACTTAGATTTACGACCTTCTGCCATTCTTTTCGCTTCAAGATTCTCATAAGGACCGCCTGGCAATCCTTTAAGTGCTTGACGAATGATTTTAACCGATTCTCGCATTTCACGAATGCGAACTAAATAACGAGCAAAGCAATCACCAGCAGTTTCCCAATGAACTTCCCAATCGAAGTCATCATAACATTCGTAATGATCAACTTTGCGCAAATCCCACTTCACTCCAGATGCTCTTAACATAGGACCAGAAAGTCCCCAGTTAATTGCTTCTTCACGAGTAACTGTACCTACACCTTCAACACGACGACGGAAAATAGGATTATTAGTAATTAATTTTTCATATTCGTCTACTTTGGGATCGAAGTAGTCGCAGAAATCTTCACACTTATCTACCCAACCATAAGGTAAATCAACAGCAACACCGCCGACGCGAAAATAGTTATTATTGACCATGCGGTAGCCTGAAGCAGCTTCCCAAAGGTCATAAATCATTTCCCGTTCTCGGAAAATATAAAAAAATGGAGTTTGCGCGCCAATGTCAGCCATAAATGGACCTAACCATAATAGATGATTGGCAATACGGTTCAACTCCAACATAATGACGCGAATATATTGAGCGCGTTTTGGTACTTCGATACCGGCAAGCTTTTCTGGAGCATTAACTGTAATTGCTTCATTAAACATCCCTTCTGCATAGTCCCAACGACTAACGTAGGGTACATACATGACGGTAGTGCGATTTTCTGCAATTTTTTCCATACCCCGATGAAGGTAACCGATGACAGGTTCGCAATCGATTACATCTTCTCCATCCAGAGTCATGATTAAACGCAATACGCCATGCATTGAGGGATGATGAGGTCCCATGTTAAGAACCATGGGTTCGGTTCTAGTTTCGATTTTTGCCATAAACTAAGCGTTCCCTCAACAAGAAATTCACAAATAATTGCTGCTACTTTTTATATATCTTATCGGGTTTGGGTTGAACAAAACTGTGTCTCTGTTTTCTATACTCAATGATTACGGTAAGGTAATCTAATTGATGGTTATTTTTGGAGTTTGATTTAAAACTCTTCTTTCTCCATAACTGAGAAGACGGTTAAGAGTGTCTAAGCGATTTTGCCAGACTTGTACTTGATAAGCACTAATAGTTTTATCTGCTTCCATCCACTCAGGAAAATCCCGACGGAACGAATTAAGAGCTAATTGGGCTGAGAGAAAATGCTTTTGAGAAGGTTCATCGGCTAATTGTTGTAAATTTAAAGCTAAATTATCTGCTTTTTTTGCCCATTGTTTTAAGCTGATTTCATCTAAAACTAATTGATTATTACTGAGAGCAAAATTCCATTCTTTTTGCAAATTTTGATAGCGAGATACTGTAGCTTGAAAAGGCTGACGATGGGGTAAAGGTTCTTGAGTTTGAGTTGTCAAACGTCCTTGAGTTCGACTGAAAATCTGTTCCAAATTAGAATTAAAATTCTCGGCTGCAAACAAAGCGTAGCCTTCTGTGGGCATACCTCTTAATAGCTGCATTTGATCTACTGCCACAACATCAGGAAGATTAAGTAACCTAATTCCTGGTAAAAGTAGTGCCGAGCCTTGACTAGATGAATTCCAAAGTGGACTTGCCAATTTTTCTAACTCTGAAGTGTCCATAGCATAGGTCATTGGGACTAGTAAATCAATCCATCCTTGTCTAATCCATTCTTCCCAGTGTTGTTGTATTTGATCTAAACGCTGTTGCCGAGGCATCGGAAATACGGCAGTCGATAGAATTAAATCAGGACGTTTTTGTTTCAAATCTTGAGAAACAGTTTGTACAAAACTATCAATTTGTTTAATCCTAAATCCAGTCCATTGTGACCAAAGAGGATCGCTTAATTGTAGTTTGACGGGATCTACTCCTGTTAGTTGTTGAAATTGCTGTCTGGCAGCAATCCCATAACCATAACTTTTACTACCAGTGTGACTTTGAAAAGGATAACGGATGTAATCAAGCTGAATTCCGTCTACTTTGTAGCGAGTAGCAATTTCTTCTAATAACAAAGAAAGATATCTTCTCACTCCAGGATTGGCTGGGTCGAGAAAAGCTTTACCAGAATTATAATGAAACTTATTTCCTTCTCGGTCTGGGTTTGCCCAGTCAGGATATCTAGATAGTAATGGCCCTAAATAATCTTGGGGTAAATTAAGGATCAGATTGTGCCGTTGGTTACCAGCAGCAAAAGCCCATACCCAAGCGTGTAGTTCCATGTTGCGTTCATGGGCGAGTTTGACGGCTGACTCAAGTGGATCCCATCCTCTGACTAAAGGATTTTGTTGGGGGGCAACTCGACTCGGATAGATTGTATATCCCGCGTTAATTGTTTCAAAAAAAACTGTATTGATTCCTGCTGTTGCCAAACGGTCAAAGATTTTGGCTAAATCTGACTCAGATCTAGCTTTGACAATTGTGCCACGGTCAAGCCAAATTGCTCGAATTTCTGGTTGTGCTACTTGTCGATCGGTGGGATAGTTATCCCAAAGATTGCGCCGTGTATCTTGCCATTCTCGTTTAGCGCGAAGATAGTCTCTTTGTGCTAGTAGACTATGAAACTTGTTGAGATTGGCTTTGGCTTCTTTGAGAGCTTGATGAGCTTTACTATTTAAGGAAATAACCTGCTGATTAGAAGACTGAACAGTATTGCCTTTGGTTTGTGGACTAAGTACTGTTTCAATATTGTTTGAGGAAACTAACTGTCGATTAAAAAACTGATAATTATTTTGTTTACTTTGTTGACTAAGTACTTGTTCGATAACTTTTTCCGTAGAATCTCCAATATTGCTAGCGTTAGCATCAGCAGTAAGCAGTGTACTGGCAAAACGATTAATTAAACCCTCTAATTCTTGAGTCATCGTTGCTGCTTGTTCTGGTGCGATCGCATTTGAGGGTGGAATCAGATTGAAGTTGGATTGTGGTGAAGGAGGCTGAATTTGCCAACCTGGTAGAAAAGGTCTTGATTCTTCAATCGATAAGCTGTTAGGGTTGCAAGGTTTTGGCTGTTGATAACCTTCAGGGTTGAATTGTCCATAGGTGCTGATGCCATAACGATTGAGTGATGCCTGTAACCAAGCGCTATCCATCGAAGCAGGAGCAACGGTATCGACTCCCCAACGCCAACCCAAGAAGGTAGAGTTGTTGGTAACAACGGCAGCAGCAGGATTACCATTAGCTAACCACACTGCTGCGGTTTGACTCTCGACGTTGGCAGGAATTACAGCACCACCAATAAATGTACGAGAAAGTTGTGGTCGATCATACCATTCTGAAGGGCTGTTAGCAGATAGTTCTAGAGTTGAAGGTGAAGAAAGAGAAAATCCCCAATAAGCTCCAAAAAGCGATCGCAATTGAGAACGAACTTGCGGTTGTGAAAGGTTTCCTGTCGGCCCGGTCACAATTACTTTGCCACCGCGATTCATCCACTGTTCTAAAGCTATGGCTTGAGAGCCTGTTAAATTTTCTACATTGGGTAAGAATAAAACACTAATATTACCCAAATCTAACTCTCTTTGCCAATTAGCTGTATCGACGATACAATAATTTACCCCTACTTGTTGTAAGCGGTTGGTAATTTCTGCCCATTGTCTAGCATTTTCTTGGCTTTTCACTACTCCCAAGACTTCTGCTGTTGCCAAGGTTGGTGTAAGTACTATACTCCACGACAGGAGAACAGACAAAATAGCGATCGGATTTTTGGCATTGATTACTCGTAAAAGAGCTAGCTTGAAACCAAGTCTTTGCCAGGAACAACCACTTACTACCACAAATTTCTCCTTCTACCTGATTGTTTACCAGTCTTTTAGCTAATTTGTGACCGCGGAAACGCGATGGGGCTTATAAAGTGCGCACACAGCCCCTTGTGAACGCAGGCTACGCCTATCATAAGCGGAGTACCGTTCACTAAAAATTACAAACACCCATTATAATCTTCTCTCTATCAAACTGTTTGAGTTGAAGAGGAGATTCTGGGAGGTAAAATGACTAGTAAATAGCATTTAATCAGAATTACACAAAGTTTCTCTGAATGATGTAGATTAATATACCTAAGTTTGAAAAAATTCAGTTTAAAAATCTGATTAAAAGCTTAATTTTAATTTAAGTTTTGAGTAAAATCTAAAAAAAAAATTAATCTCAATTTGGCTAAACTTGAACAGAAAACTCAGTTGTTTCTAAAGTAGACCAGACTGTTTGTAGTAGGTTATTTAATCCTGAACCAGTTGCAGCAGAAATGGTAAAAATCGGGTCTTTAGTGACTTGCTTCATTTGTGCGATCGCATCAGCTAAAATTGCTGGTTCTACCGCATCAATCTTATTCAAAGCAATTATTTGTGGTCTTTGAGCTAATCCTCTGCCATAGGCGATTAATTCGGCTTGAATAGTTCGATAATTACTAATAGGTTCTTCGGCAGTAGCATCAATTAAATGCAACAATAAACGAGTTCTTTCGATATGACGTAAAAAATCATGACCCAAACCAATACCTTCGGAAGCACCTGCAATTAAGCCAGGAATATCAGCAAAAACTGTGCCATCTCCTGTCGGTTTTTTGACTACTCCTAAGTTGGGAATCAAAGTTGTAAAAGGATAATCGGCAATTTTAGGACGGGCAGAAGATAAAGCAGAAATAAGTGTAGATTTACCTGCATTAGGTAAACCAATAATCCCCACTTCAGCAATTAATTTCAATTCCAAACGTAAACGCCGTTCTTCTCCTGGTAATCCTGGTAAAGCGTGTTCTGGCGCACGATTTCGATTGCTAAGAAAATATTTATTACCTAAACCTCCCTTGCCTCCTTCTGCCACACAAAGAGTATCACCAGCATTAACTAGATCACCCAATAACTCTTCTGTATCCGCATCATAGATCATCGTACCGCAGGGAACTTCAATAATGCGATCGCTTCCCTGCGCTCCAGTCCGATTATTAGGACCACCTCTTTTGCCGTCGTCGGCTTTAAATTGACGAGCATAGCGAAAATCAAGCAAAGTTTGTAAATTTTCTGCTGCTAATAAAATTACCGACCCGCCTTTACCGCCATTACCACCAGCAGGACCGCCAGCAGGAACATATTTTTCTCTTCTAAAGGCAACAATTCCA from Stanieria cyanosphaera PCC 7437 encodes:
- a CDS encoding NAD(P)H-quinone oxidoreductase subunit H encodes the protein MAKIETRTEPMVLNMGPHHPSMHGVLRLIMTLDGEDVIDCEPVIGYLHRGMEKIAENRTTVMYVPYVSRWDYAEGMFNEAITVNAPEKLAGIEVPKRAQYIRVIMLELNRIANHLLWLGPFMADIGAQTPFFYIFREREMIYDLWEAASGYRMVNNNYFRVGGVAVDLPYGWVDKCEDFCDYFDPKVDEYEKLITNNPIFRRRVEGVGTVTREEAINWGLSGPMLRASGVKWDLRKVDHYECYDDFDWEVHWETAGDCFARYLVRIREMRESVKIIRQALKGLPGGPYENLEAKRMAEGRKSKWNDFEYQYIAKKVAPTFKIPTGEHYVRLESGKGELGIFIVGNDNVFPWRWKIRAADFNNLQILPHLLKGVKVADIMPILGSIDIIMGSVDR
- a CDS encoding glycoside hydrolase family 10 protein translates to MNAKNPIAILSVLLSWSIVLTPTLATAEVLGVVKSQENARQWAEITNRLQQVGVNYCIVDTANWQRELDLGNISVLFLPNVENLTGSQAIALEQWMNRGGKVIVTGPTGNLSQPQVRSQLRSLFGAYWGFSLSSPSTLELSANSPSEWYDRPQLSRTFIGGAVIPANVESQTAAVWLANGNPAAAVVTNNSTFLGWRWGVDTVAPASMDSAWLQASLNRYGISTYGQFNPEGYQQPKPCNPNSLSIEESRPFLPGWQIQPPSPQSNFNLIPPSNAIAPEQAATMTQELEGLINRFASTLLTADANASNIGDSTEKVIEQVLSQQSKQNNYQFFNRQLVSSNNIETVLSPQTKGNTVQSSNQQVISLNSKAHQALKEAKANLNKFHSLLAQRDYLRAKREWQDTRRNLWDNYPTDRQVAQPEIRAIWLDRGTIVKARSESDLAKIFDRLATAGINTVFFETINAGYTIYPSRVAPQQNPLVRGWDPLESAVKLAHERNMELHAWVWAFAAGNQRHNLILNLPQDYLGPLLSRYPDWANPDREGNKFHYNSGKAFLDPANPGVRRYLSLLLEEIATRYKVDGIQLDYIRYPFQSHTGSKSYGYGIAARQQFQQLTGVDPVKLQLSDPLWSQWTGFRIKQIDSFVQTVSQDLKQKRPDLILSTAVFPMPRQQRLDQIQQHWEEWIRQGWIDLLVPMTYAMDTSELEKLASPLWNSSSQGSALLLPGIRLLNLPDVVAVDQMQLLRGMPTEGYALFAAENFNSNLEQIFSRTQGRLTTQTQEPLPHRQPFQATVSRYQNLQKEWNFALSNNQLVLDEISLKQWAKKADNLALNLQQLADEPSQKHFLSAQLALNSFRRDFPEWMEADKTISAYQVQVWQNRLDTLNRLLSYGERRVLNQTPKITIN
- the obgE gene encoding GTPase ObgE — its product is MQFIDLAEIEVIAGKGGDGIVAFRREKYVPAGGPAGGNGGKGGSVILLAAENLQTLLDFRYARQFKADDGKRGGPNNRTGAQGSDRIIEVPCGTMIYDADTEELLGDLVNAGDTLCVAEGGKGGLGNKYFLSNRNRAPEHALPGLPGEERRLRLELKLIAEVGIIGLPNAGKSTLISALSSARPKIADYPFTTLIPNLGVVKKPTGDGTVFADIPGLIAGASEGIGLGHDFLRHIERTRLLLHLIDATAEEPISNYRTIQAELIAYGRGLAQRPQIIALNKIDAVEPAILADAIAQMKQVTKDPIFTISAATGSGLNNLLQTVWSTLETTEFSVQV